The following coding sequences are from one Pseudomonas mendocina window:
- a CDS encoding SfnB family sulfur acquisition oxidoreductase, whose protein sequence is MTSPITLEDSDQDVAPALHPAAVLSTDAEALQAAHALAEAAQTEVILRDRERRLPWELVERFTASGLGSIAVPRAFGGPQLSYVTIAEVFRIISAVDPALGQIPQNQFGLLGLLQAGASPEQQQRLFASVLAGARIGNGGPERGSKHTLDIQARLVKRDGRWLFSGEKFYSTGALFAHWIASKALDEQGRPWLAFIQRGRPGLRVVNDWSGFGQRTTASGTVLLNEVEVDENNLIPLWPLADKPSIQGAFSQLIQAAIDLGIADGALRDAVAFVRDKARPWLDAKVERAGDDPYVIADVGRLQVELHAAEALLHKAGRVLDEVAAAPIDADAAARASIAVAEAKALTTEISLTASEKLLELAGSRATLAEFGLDRHWRNARTHTLHDPVRWKYHAVGAWHLNQRHPARHSWI, encoded by the coding sequence ATGACCAGTCCGATTACCCTTGAGGACAGCGACCAGGACGTCGCCCCAGCGCTACACCCCGCCGCCGTTCTCAGCACTGACGCCGAAGCCCTGCAGGCCGCACATGCCCTGGCAGAAGCGGCGCAGACAGAAGTCATCCTGCGCGACCGCGAACGCCGCCTGCCCTGGGAGCTGGTGGAACGGTTCACCGCCAGCGGCCTTGGCAGTATCGCCGTGCCGCGCGCCTTCGGTGGCCCGCAGCTATCCTACGTGACCATCGCCGAGGTATTTCGCATCATCTCCGCGGTCGACCCGGCCCTGGGGCAGATTCCGCAGAACCAGTTCGGCCTCCTCGGCCTGTTGCAGGCCGGCGCCAGCCCCGAGCAACAACAGCGCCTGTTCGCCAGCGTGCTGGCAGGCGCGCGCATCGGCAACGGCGGCCCCGAACGGGGCAGCAAGCACACCCTGGACATCCAGGCGCGACTGGTGAAACGCGACGGTCGCTGGCTGTTCAGCGGCGAGAAGTTCTACTCCACCGGCGCCCTCTTCGCCCACTGGATCGCCAGCAAGGCGCTGGATGAACAGGGCCGGCCGTGGCTGGCCTTCATCCAGCGCGGGCGCCCGGGGCTGCGTGTCGTCAACGACTGGTCCGGCTTCGGTCAGCGCACCACCGCCAGCGGCACCGTGCTGCTCAACGAGGTGGAGGTCGACGAGAACAACCTGATTCCACTCTGGCCGCTGGCCGACAAACCGAGCATCCAGGGCGCCTTCTCGCAACTGATCCAGGCCGCGATCGACCTCGGCATCGCCGATGGCGCCCTGCGTGATGCCGTCGCCTTCGTCCGCGACAAGGCACGGCCGTGGCTCGATGCCAAGGTCGAGCGTGCCGGTGACGACCCCTACGTGATCGCCGATGTTGGCCGCCTGCAGGTCGAACTGCACGCCGCCGAAGCGCTGCTGCACAAGGCCGGGCGCGTGCTCGACGAAGTCGCCGCCGCCCCCATCGATGCCGACGCCGCCGCCCGTGCCTCCATCGCGGTGGCCGAAGCCAAGGCGCTCACCACCGAGATCTCGCTGACTGCCAGCGAGAAGCTGCTGGAACTGGCCGGCAGCCGCGCCACCCTGGCCGAGTTCGGTCTCGACCGTCACTGGCGCAACGCGCGCACCCACACCCTGCACGACCCGGTGCGCTGGAAGTACCACGCCGTCGGCGCGTGGCACCTGAACCAACGTCACCCTGCCCGCCATTCCTGGATCTGA
- a CDS encoding SfnB family sulfur acquisition oxidoreductase, translating into MNAPLTNTVALIRSDAEALGVAEALAQVLSPGSAERDRERRLPHSELELFSHSGLWAISVPKAFGGAGVSSVTLAKVIARIAQADASLGQIPQNHFYALEVLRINGSEAQQRRLYGEVLAGRRYGNALAELGTKTALDRNTRLSRDGEHYRVNGRKFYATGALYAQRIPTLAVDDEGRGQLAFIPRQAAGLQVIDDWSGFGQRTTGSGSVLLDNVPVAADDVVPFQSAFDRPTTVGPFAQLLHAAIDTGIARAAYEDLLQFIRHKSRPWIDAGIDKASDDPLTQQEIGRLVIRLHASEALLERAGEFVDRAQIAPDEHSVAAASIAVAEARAISTEVSLLIASKLLELSGSRATLAEFGLDRHWRNARTHTLHDPVRWKYHAIGDYVLNERLPPRRGTI; encoded by the coding sequence ATGAACGCACCTCTGACCAACACGGTGGCGCTGATTCGCAGCGACGCCGAAGCCCTCGGCGTGGCCGAAGCCCTGGCCCAGGTACTGAGCCCCGGCAGCGCCGAACGCGACCGCGAACGGCGCCTGCCACACAGCGAGCTGGAACTGTTCAGCCACTCCGGCCTGTGGGCCATCAGCGTACCCAAGGCCTTTGGCGGCGCGGGTGTCTCCAGTGTCACCCTGGCCAAGGTCATCGCCCGTATTGCCCAGGCCGATGCCTCGCTCGGGCAGATTCCGCAAAACCACTTCTATGCCCTGGAAGTGCTGCGCATCAACGGCAGCGAAGCCCAGCAACGCCGCCTCTACGGCGAAGTGCTGGCCGGGCGACGCTACGGCAATGCCCTGGCCGAACTCGGCACCAAGACGGCGCTGGATCGCAACACGCGGCTGAGCCGCGATGGCGAGCACTATCGCGTCAACGGACGCAAGTTCTACGCCACCGGCGCGCTCTATGCGCAGCGTATTCCCACCCTCGCGGTGGACGATGAGGGCCGCGGCCAACTGGCCTTCATCCCGCGTCAGGCGGCCGGCCTGCAGGTGATCGATGACTGGAGCGGCTTCGGCCAGCGCACCACCGGCAGTGGCTCGGTGCTGCTCGACAACGTGCCGGTGGCCGCCGACGACGTGGTGCCGTTTCAGAGCGCCTTCGACCGTCCGACCACCGTCGGCCCGTTCGCCCAGTTGCTGCATGCGGCCATCGACACGGGCATCGCCCGCGCCGCCTACGAAGACCTGCTGCAGTTCATCCGGCACAAGTCACGCCCCTGGATCGACGCCGGCATCGACAAGGCCAGCGACGATCCACTGACCCAGCAGGAAATCGGTCGCCTGGTGATTCGCCTGCACGCCAGCGAAGCGCTGCTGGAGCGCGCTGGCGAATTCGTCGACCGCGCCCAGATTGCGCCAGATGAACACAGCGTCGCCGCGGCCTCGATCGCCGTGGCCGAAGCGCGCGCCATCAGCACCGAAGTCTCGCTGCTGATTGCCAGCAAGCTGCTGGAGCTGTCCGGCAGCCGCGCCACCCTGGCCGAGTTCGGCCTCGACCGCCACTGGCGCAACGCGCGCACCCACACCCTGCACGACCCGGTGCGCTGGAAGTACCACGCCATCGGCGACTACGTGCTCAACGAGCGCCTGCCGCCGCGCCGGGGGACCATCTGA
- a CDS encoding LLM class flavin-dependent oxidoreductase — protein sequence MAREILLNAFNMNCIGHIHHGLWTHPRDRSTDFNQLSYWTELAQLLERGLFDGLFIADILGVYDVYQNNIDLPLQEAIQLPVNDPLLLVSAMAGVTRHLGFGVTANLSYEAPYTFARRLSTLDHLTQGRIGWNIVTGYLDSAAKAMGQPQQVEHDRRYDQADEYLEVLYKLLEGSWQDDAVLADRERRLYAQPGKVHKVRHQGEFYQVEGYHLSQPSPQRTPLLFQAGSSPRGLRFAGEHAECVFIGGNDHAAVRAQVDKVRASAVAAGRAAEGIKVFMGIAVIVAPTEAEARDKHAEYLRYASPEAGIAHFSSSTGIDLAAFDLDEPIQPRKTNAIESVVKTFSGWTKRRLLEQHALGGRYPLVVGSPEQVAEQLIAWIDATGLDGFNLTRIVTPESYADFIDLVIPELQRRGRYKTAYADGALRHKLFGQGPRLPSDHPGAAWRDPARLEHQHSITHELRGLSSNALSLL from the coding sequence ATGGCTCGGGAAATCCTCCTCAACGCCTTCAACATGAACTGCATCGGGCACATCCATCACGGGCTGTGGACGCACCCGCGCGACCGCTCGACGGACTTCAACCAGTTGAGCTACTGGACGGAACTGGCCCAGTTGCTCGAACGCGGACTGTTCGACGGCCTGTTCATCGCCGATATCCTCGGCGTTTACGACGTTTATCAGAACAACATCGACCTGCCGCTGCAGGAGGCCATCCAACTACCGGTCAACGACCCGCTGCTGCTGGTCTCGGCCATGGCCGGCGTGACTCGACACCTGGGGTTCGGCGTGACCGCCAACCTCAGCTACGAGGCGCCCTACACCTTCGCCCGACGCCTATCGACCCTCGACCATCTCACTCAAGGGCGCATCGGCTGGAACATCGTCACCGGTTATCTGGACAGCGCAGCCAAGGCCATGGGCCAGCCACAGCAGGTCGAGCACGACCGTCGCTACGATCAGGCCGACGAGTACCTGGAAGTGCTCTACAAGCTGCTCGAAGGCAGTTGGCAGGACGATGCCGTGCTGGCCGACCGCGAGCGACGCCTCTACGCGCAACCCGGCAAGGTGCACAAGGTGCGCCACCAGGGCGAGTTCTATCAGGTCGAGGGTTATCACCTCAGCCAGCCATCGCCGCAGCGCACGCCGCTGCTGTTCCAGGCCGGCTCGTCGCCACGCGGCCTGCGCTTCGCCGGAGAGCATGCCGAGTGCGTGTTCATCGGCGGCAACGACCATGCAGCAGTACGCGCCCAGGTCGACAAGGTGCGCGCCAGCGCCGTGGCGGCGGGTCGCGCAGCCGAGGGCATCAAGGTGTTCATGGGTATCGCCGTGATCGTCGCGCCGACCGAAGCCGAAGCGCGCGACAAGCACGCCGAGTACCTGCGCTACGCCAGCCCGGAAGCCGGCATCGCGCATTTTTCCAGTTCCACCGGCATCGATCTGGCCGCCTTCGACCTGGATGAGCCAATCCAGCCGCGCAAGACCAACGCCATCGAGTCGGTGGTCAAGACCTTCAGTGGCTGGACCAAACGCCGCCTGCTCGAGCAGCACGCCCTCGGCGGCCGCTATCCGCTAGTGGTCGGCTCGCCGGAGCAAGTGGCCGAACAACTGATCGCCTGGATCGACGCCACCGGTCTGGACGGCTTCAACCTGACCCGCATCGTCACCCCGGAAAGTTACGCCGACTTCATCGACCTGGTGATTCCCGAGCTGCAACGCCGTGGCCGCTACAAGACCGCCTACGCAGACGGCGCCCTGCGCCACAAGCTGTTCGGCCAGGGCCCGCGCCTGCCATCCGATCACCCCGGTGCCGCCTGGCGCGACCCCGCCCGCCTGGAGCACCAGCACAGCATCACCCACGAACTGCGAGGCCTCAGCAGCAACGCGCTGAGCCTGCTCTGA
- a CDS encoding MetQ/NlpA family ABC transporter substrate-binding protein, translated as MLKTLKTLTLGTLLAASTLAQAEPPLKLGTTAAFAPPLEVAVAEAKKQGLEVELIEFTDWIAPNVSLANGDIDVNYFQHIPFLENAKSEGGYDLVPVARGVLNNVGLYSKKHKDFSTLPDGAKVAIANDPINGGRGLQLLRKAGLIELKPDVGYKATLDDITANPKNIRIIELEAVQLVRALDEVDVAQGYPHYIRLAGTHDPESALLFDGLDNPEYIIQFVAQPAKAKDARLLKFIDIYQHSPAVRAALDKAHGKLYQPGWES; from the coding sequence ATGCTCAAGACCCTGAAAACCCTGACCCTCGGCACCCTGCTCGCCGCCAGCACCCTGGCCCAGGCCGAGCCGCCCCTGAAACTCGGCACCACCGCCGCGTTCGCGCCGCCGCTGGAAGTGGCCGTGGCCGAGGCGAAGAAGCAAGGCCTGGAAGTCGAACTGATCGAGTTCACCGACTGGATCGCACCCAACGTCAGCCTGGCCAATGGCGACATCGACGTGAACTACTTCCAGCACATTCCCTTCCTGGAAAACGCCAAGTCCGAAGGTGGCTACGACCTGGTGCCAGTGGCGCGCGGCGTGCTCAACAACGTCGGCCTGTACTCGAAGAAGCACAAGGACTTCTCCACCCTGCCGGACGGCGCCAAGGTGGCCATCGCCAACGACCCGATCAATGGCGGGCGTGGCCTGCAACTGCTGCGCAAGGCCGGGCTGATCGAGCTCAAGCCGGACGTCGGCTACAAGGCCACCCTGGACGACATCACCGCCAACCCGAAGAACATCCGCATCATCGAGCTGGAAGCCGTGCAACTGGTGCGTGCCCTGGATGAAGTGGACGTGGCCCAGGGCTACCCGCACTACATTCGCCTGGCCGGCACTCATGACCCGGAGTCGGCGTTGCTGTTCGACGGCCTGGACAACCCCGAGTACATCATCCAGTTCGTCGCCCAGCCGGCCAAGGCCAAGGACGCCCGCCTGCTCAAGTTCATCGACATCTACCAGCACTCGCCGGCCGTGCGCGCCGCTCTGGACAAGGCCCACGGCAAGCTCTACCAGCCAGGCTGGGAAAGCTGA